In Microbacterium galbinum, a single window of DNA contains:
- a CDS encoding YggS family pyridoxal phosphate-dependent enzyme, with amino-acid sequence MTDLGARLSAIDEQIADAARRAGRDATEITRIVVTKFHPAELVRELASLGVREVGENRQQELSAKRDELEALDLTWHFIGQAQTNKAAAIRRSADIVHSVDRVRLADALHRAAEDDSVLDVLVQINLTPDAGRGGVEPAEAAALAEHVLALPSLRLRGVMAVAPLDEEPASAFARLHRVAEEVSGVAPDATWISAGMTGDFAEAIAAGATHLRIGSAITGPRPDRG; translated from the coding sequence GTGACCGACCTGGGAGCGCGGCTGTCGGCGATCGACGAGCAGATCGCCGACGCCGCGCGCCGGGCCGGGCGAGATGCGACCGAGATCACCCGCATCGTCGTGACGAAGTTCCATCCCGCAGAGCTGGTGCGCGAGCTCGCATCTCTCGGGGTGCGGGAGGTCGGGGAGAACCGGCAGCAGGAGCTGTCCGCGAAGCGCGACGAGCTCGAGGCGCTGGACCTCACCTGGCATTTCATCGGTCAGGCGCAGACGAACAAGGCGGCGGCGATCCGTCGCAGCGCTGACATCGTCCACTCCGTGGATCGGGTGCGCCTCGCCGACGCGCTGCATCGTGCCGCCGAGGACGACAGCGTCCTCGACGTGCTCGTCCAGATCAATCTCACGCCCGACGCCGGGCGGGGTGGCGTCGAGCCCGCCGAGGCCGCCGCTCTCGCCGAGCACGTCCTCGCGCTCCCGTCCCTCAGACTGCGCGGGGTCATGGCCGTCGCCCCTCTCGACGAGGAACCGGCATCCGCTTTCGCGCGTCTGCACCGCGTCGCCGAGGAGGTGAGCGGGGTCGCTCCCGACGCCACGTGGATCTCCGCGGGGATGACCGGCGACTTCGCCGAGGCCATCGCCGCAGGCGCGACACACCTTCGGATCGGGTCGGCAATCACCGGCCCCCGCCCCGACCGGGGTTAA
- the ftsZ gene encoding cell division protein FtsZ: MSQNQNYLAVIKVVGVGGGGVNAVNRMIDLGLRGVEFIAVNTDAQALLMSDADVKLDVGRELTRGLGAGADPEVGRRAAEDHAEEIEQALTGADMVFVTAGEGGGTGTGGAPVVARIAKSIGALTIGVVTKPFSFEGRRRQSQAEAGVAKLKEEVDTLIVVPNDRLLEISDRGISMIEAFATADQVLLAGVQGITDLITTPGLINLDFADVKSVMQGAGSALMGIGSARGADRAIKAAELAVESPLLEASIEGAHGVLLSIQGGSNLGIFEIHDAADLVKEAAHPEANIIFGTVIDDTLGDEVRVTVIAAGFDGGEPSLRLDPMVVSRPATATLPEVALSDEKDAVAEDETTETEPSAAPQRTHTTSIEPAFADDDIDIPEFLK; this comes from the coding sequence ATGAGCCAGAACCAGAACTACCTCGCCGTGATCAAGGTCGTCGGCGTCGGCGGTGGCGGCGTCAACGCCGTCAACCGCATGATCGACCTCGGTCTCCGCGGAGTCGAGTTCATCGCGGTGAACACCGACGCGCAGGCGCTGCTCATGAGCGACGCCGACGTCAAGCTCGACGTCGGACGCGAGCTCACCCGCGGGCTCGGTGCCGGAGCCGACCCGGAGGTCGGTCGTCGTGCCGCCGAGGATCACGCGGAGGAGATCGAGCAGGCCCTCACCGGTGCCGACATGGTCTTCGTCACCGCGGGCGAGGGAGGCGGTACCGGAACGGGTGGCGCCCCTGTCGTCGCACGCATCGCCAAGTCGATCGGCGCTCTCACCATCGGTGTCGTCACCAAGCCGTTCTCTTTCGAGGGCCGCCGCCGCCAGAGCCAGGCCGAGGCCGGTGTCGCGAAGCTCAAGGAAGAGGTCGACACCCTCATCGTGGTGCCGAACGACCGTCTCCTCGAGATCAGCGACCGCGGGATCTCGATGATCGAGGCGTTCGCGACGGCCGATCAGGTGCTCCTCGCCGGTGTGCAGGGCATCACCGACCTCATCACCACGCCGGGTCTGATCAACCTCGACTTCGCCGACGTGAAGTCCGTCATGCAGGGCGCGGGCTCCGCGCTCATGGGCATCGGCTCCGCTCGAGGCGCCGATCGCGCGATCAAGGCTGCCGAGCTCGCCGTCGAGTCGCCGCTGCTGGAGGCATCTATCGAGGGCGCCCACGGTGTGCTGCTGTCGATCCAGGGTGGCTCCAACCTGGGCATCTTCGAGATCCACGATGCCGCGGATCTCGTCAAGGAAGCGGCGCACCCCGAGGCGAACATCATCTTCGGTACCGTCATCGACGACACCCTCGGCGACGAGGTGCGTGTGACGGTCATCGCCGCCGGCTTCGACGGCGGCGAACCGTCCCTGCGCCTCGACCCGATGGTCGTGTCGCGTCCCGCGACCGCGACGCTGCCGGAGGTCGCGCTCTCGGATGAGAAGGATGCCGTGGCGGAGGACGAGACCACCGAGACCGAGCCCTCCGCGGCTCCTCAGCGCACGCACACGACCAGCATCGAGCCGGCGTTCGCCGACGACGACATCGACATCCCCGAATTCCTGAAGTGA
- a CDS encoding FtsQ-type POTRA domain-containing protein, producing the protein MGAETTPESADLGIEAGADALIDSPTDASGDAPTSTRDVWRAARARRKALRAEIRRFTQRSRRRRIVGWSIVGSLLLLVGGSVAAAYSPLFAVEKITIVGATTLDPAAIEAALGDQIGTPLALVDSSEIKAALIGFPLIETYALEARPPHDLTVRIVERTPVGVLRSDAGYTLVDAAGVALATTTDQPAGQPLLDIAGGTDSSAFESAGLVVRSLPADVRAQLTGVRATTADDVTLTLSSGLTVVWGSEDESATKGIVLARALAANPGAGTIDVSSPNAAVVG; encoded by the coding sequence GTGGGTGCGGAGACGACGCCGGAGAGCGCCGACCTCGGTATCGAAGCGGGAGCGGATGCGCTGATCGATTCGCCCACCGATGCGTCGGGCGATGCGCCGACGTCCACGCGCGACGTCTGGCGCGCGGCCCGCGCTCGTCGCAAGGCGCTGCGGGCGGAGATCCGCCGCTTCACTCAGCGTTCCCGTCGGCGACGCATCGTCGGCTGGAGCATCGTCGGCTCCCTTCTGCTGCTGGTGGGGGGCAGCGTCGCCGCCGCTTACAGCCCGCTCTTCGCCGTCGAGAAGATCACGATCGTCGGTGCCACCACCCTGGACCCCGCCGCCATCGAGGCGGCGCTCGGCGATCAGATCGGCACGCCGCTCGCGCTCGTCGACAGCAGTGAGATCAAAGCGGCGCTCATCGGCTTCCCCCTCATCGAGACATACGCGCTCGAGGCGCGCCCGCCGCACGACCTGACGGTGCGCATCGTCGAGCGCACCCCGGTGGGCGTGCTCCGCTCCGATGCCGGGTACACGCTCGTCGACGCGGCGGGTGTGGCACTCGCGACCACGACGGACCAGCCGGCAGGGCAGCCCCTCCTCGACATCGCAGGCGGTACCGACTCGAGCGCTTTCGAGAGTGCCGGCCTCGTCGTGCGCTCGCTCCCGGCGGACGTCCGCGCGCAGTTGACGGGTGTGCGTGCGACCACCGCCGATGACGTGACGTTGACGCTGAGCAGCGGTCTGACGGTGGTGTGGGGAAGCGAAGACGAGTCGGCGACGAAGGGCATCGTGCTCGCGAGGGCCCTCGCCGCGAACCCCGGCGCCGGGACGATCGACGTCTCGTCCCCGAACGCCGCCGTCGTCGGCTGA
- a CDS encoding UDP-N-acetylglucosamine--N-acetylmuramyl-(pentapeptide) pyrophosphoryl-undecaprenol N-acetylglucosamine transferase has translation MTSYLLAGGGTAGHVNPLLAVADGLVARDADATVLVLGTAEGLEARLVPERGYELLVVDKVPFPRRPNRQALGFPQRFRRAIAQVRQHIRTHAVDVVVGFGGYASAPAYVAARREGIPFVVHEANAKPGLANVLGARGAAAVGVAFAGTPLRGSEVVGMPLRREIIELDRAATRAEAARHFDLDSDAPVLLVFGGSLGAQRLNEAFADSWGDVLAAGWQLLHVTGERSDLADPGVPGYAMRRYVDRMDLAFALADLIVSRSGAATVSEISALGIPALYVPYSVGNGEQRLNAASAVAAGAARLLDDGTFDGDAVRREVVPLLADRARLAQMADAAEKAGTRSGTENVIALVDRSLSARK, from the coding sequence GTGACCTCGTACCTTCTCGCCGGCGGTGGTACCGCCGGCCATGTGAACCCCCTGCTCGCCGTCGCCGATGGACTGGTCGCGCGTGACGCCGACGCCACCGTCCTCGTTCTCGGAACGGCCGAGGGGCTCGAGGCGCGTCTGGTTCCCGAACGCGGCTACGAGCTGCTCGTCGTCGACAAGGTGCCGTTCCCGCGCCGCCCGAACCGCCAGGCGCTGGGGTTCCCGCAGCGCTTCCGCCGCGCGATCGCGCAGGTGCGCCAGCACATCCGCACGCACGCCGTCGACGTGGTCGTCGGCTTCGGCGGGTACGCCTCGGCGCCGGCCTATGTGGCCGCGCGCCGCGAGGGCATCCCGTTCGTGGTTCACGAGGCGAACGCCAAGCCGGGACTCGCGAACGTGCTCGGAGCGCGCGGGGCGGCCGCGGTCGGCGTCGCTTTCGCGGGCACACCGCTGCGCGGCAGCGAGGTCGTCGGCATGCCGCTGCGTCGCGAGATCATCGAACTGGACCGTGCGGCGACCCGTGCCGAGGCGGCGCGGCACTTCGATCTCGATTCCGATGCGCCCGTGCTGCTCGTGTTCGGTGGCTCGCTCGGGGCCCAGCGTCTCAACGAGGCGTTCGCGGACTCGTGGGGTGACGTGCTCGCGGCCGGGTGGCAGCTGCTCCACGTCACGGGCGAGCGCAGCGACCTCGCCGATCCGGGGGTTCCCGGCTACGCGATGCGGCGCTATGTCGATCGCATGGACCTCGCCTTCGCCCTCGCCGATCTCATCGTCTCGCGCTCCGGAGCCGCGACGGTCAGCGAGATCAGTGCGCTCGGGATCCCGGCACTGTACGTCCCGTATTCCGTCGGCAACGGCGAGCAGCGGCTGAATGCGGCGTCCGCCGTCGCCGCGGGGGCCGCCCGGCTGCTCGATGACGGGACCTTCGACGGTGACGCCGTGCGCCGGGAGGTCGTGCCCCTGCTGGCGGATCGCGCGCGCCTGGCGCAGATGGCCGATGCCGCCGAGAAGGCGGGAACCCGCAGCGGCACCGAGAACGTCATCGCACTGGTCGATCGCTCGCTGAGCGCCCGGAAGTAG
- the murC gene encoding UDP-N-acetylmuramate--L-alanine ligase — protein sequence MIRPDLSLPIPDSITAAHFIGIGGSGMSGLARMFLDAGIRVSGSDRADSDNLRALAAAGATVHIGHDAAHLGDADTVVHTGAIWPENPEFVTAKERGLHVIHRSQALHWLIGDRRLVSVAGAHGKTSSTGMIVTALRDLGADPHFVNGGVIEQLGASSATGSGDLFVIEADESDGTFLLYDTAVALITNVDPDHLDHFGSEEAFHEAFVRFADGASEAVVISSDDAGALRVGADLSHPRVITFGQAEDADLRVTEIETAGGVAATLTRDGESVRMQLAVPGVHNAINAAGAVAVLGALGYPLADAVRAVEGFAGTVRRLELHGIARGVSVYDDYAHHPTEVRAALEAMRGIAGSGRLIAIQQPHTYSRTQHMYQEFADVLETYADHTVMLDVYGAREDPVPGVTGELVSGAFRDPSHVHFVADWQQASDYTATVARDGDVVVTLGCGNVYQMIPQVLEALSRTDGA from the coding sequence ATGATCAGACCTGACCTCTCCCTGCCGATTCCCGATTCGATCACGGCCGCGCACTTCATCGGCATCGGCGGTTCGGGTATGAGCGGTCTCGCTCGGATGTTCCTCGATGCGGGTATCCGCGTCTCGGGATCCGACCGGGCCGACAGCGACAACCTGCGGGCCCTGGCGGCGGCCGGTGCGACGGTGCACATCGGGCACGACGCGGCCCACCTCGGAGATGCCGACACCGTCGTGCACACCGGAGCGATCTGGCCCGAGAACCCCGAGTTCGTCACCGCGAAGGAGCGGGGACTCCACGTGATCCATCGATCCCAGGCGTTGCACTGGCTGATCGGCGACCGTCGACTGGTCTCGGTCGCGGGGGCCCACGGCAAGACGAGCTCCACCGGGATGATCGTCACGGCGCTGCGCGATCTCGGCGCGGACCCGCACTTCGTCAACGGCGGAGTGATCGAGCAGCTCGGCGCGTCGAGCGCCACCGGATCCGGCGACCTCTTCGTGATCGAGGCAGACGAGTCCGACGGCACGTTCCTGCTCTATGACACGGCGGTCGCGCTCATCACGAACGTCGACCCCGACCACCTCGACCACTTCGGCTCGGAGGAGGCGTTCCACGAGGCGTTCGTCCGGTTCGCGGACGGCGCGTCCGAAGCGGTCGTGATCTCCAGCGACGACGCGGGAGCGCTCCGCGTCGGTGCGGACCTCTCGCACCCCCGGGTGATCACCTTCGGCCAGGCCGAGGACGCCGACCTGCGTGTGACCGAGATCGAGACCGCCGGCGGGGTCGCCGCCACGCTCACGCGCGATGGTGAGAGCGTGCGCATGCAGCTCGCCGTCCCCGGCGTGCACAACGCGATCAACGCGGCCGGCGCGGTCGCCGTGCTCGGCGCGCTCGGCTACCCGCTCGCGGACGCCGTGCGTGCGGTGGAGGGTTTCGCCGGTACCGTTCGGCGCCTCGAGCTGCACGGCATCGCCCGGGGCGTGAGCGTCTACGACGACTACGCGCATCACCCGACGGAGGTCCGAGCGGCGCTCGAGGCGATGCGCGGCATCGCCGGATCCGGCCGCCTGATCGCGATCCAGCAGCCCCACACGTACTCGCGCACCCAGCACATGTACCAGGAGTTCGCCGACGTCCTCGAGACGTACGCCGACCACACGGTGATGCTCGACGTCTACGGCGCGCGGGAGGACCCGGTTCCCGGAGTCACGGGCGAACTCGTGAGCGGCGCGTTTCGTGATCCCTCGCACGTGCACTTCGTCGCCGATTGGCAGCAGGCCTCGGATTACACCGCGACGGTCGCGCGCGACGGCGACGTCGTGGTGACCCTCGGGTGCGGGAACGTCTACCAGATGATCCCGCAGGTGCTGGAGGCGCTGAGCCGGACCGACGGGGCGTAG